The genomic region AGAATGATCCAAAGTCGCCCATTGCGGGCATGCCGATCCTCGAAGCGTTCAAGGCCAAGACCATCATCGTCAACAAGCGCTCGATGGCCAGCGGCTATGCCGGCCTGGACAACGAACTGTTCTACCTGGACAAGACCATGATGGTCTTCGGCGATGCCAAGAAGGTCATCGAAGACATGGTCAAGGCCGTCGAATAAACACTGCGCCAGCGCAATACCCAAAACCCTGGCCTTTAGTAGGCTGGGGTTTTTTATTGCTGATAGAAAACCGACAAAAGGCTCTAAATCGCTGCCTGGCATTCGACCATGGTAGCGGGACGAAACTTTTTGAAATCACTAGACTGCGCATCTTGCTTCCGTAGCCCGAGATAACAATCCATGTACCGTGATCGTATCCGCTTGCCTTCGTTGTTGAACAAGGTCATGAGCGCGGCTGACGCTGCCGCACTGATCCAGGACGGCATGACCGTCGGCATGAGCGGCTTCACCCGCGCCGGTGAAGCCAAGGCCGTGCCTCACGCCTTGGCCGAACGCGCCAAGACATCACCGCTGAAAATCACCCTGATGACCGGCGCCAGCCTGGGCAACGACCTGGACAAGCAACTGACCGAAGCCGGTGTACTGTCGCGACGCATGCCATTCCAGGTAGATAGCACCCTGCGCAAGGCGATCAATGCCGGCGAGGTGATGTTTATCGACCAGCATTTGTCGGAGACCGTCGAGCAACTGCGTAACAATCAGCTCAAGCTGCCGGACATTGCGGTAATCGAAGCCGTAGCGATCACCGAGCAAGGCCACATTGTGCCGACCACTTCCGTTGGCAACTCCGCCAGTTTCGCGATTTTCGCCAAGCAGGTGATCGTCGAGATCAACCTGGCACACAACCCGAACCTGGAAGGTCTGCACGACATCTATATCCCAAGCTATCGCCCGACTCGCACACCGATTCCGTTGGTGGCCGTGGACGACCGCATCGGCAGTACCGCAATCCCGATCCCGCCGGAGAAGATCGTCGCGATCGTCATCACCAATCAGGCGGATTCGGCCTCCACCGTGACGCCGCCCGACAGCGACACCCAGTCGATCGCCAATCACCTGATCAACTTCCTTAAAGAAGAGGTCGACGCCGGACGCATGACGAATAAGCTCGGTCCGCTGCAGGCAGGCATCGGCAACATTGCCAACGCAGTGATGTGTGGCTTGATCGAGTCGCCGTTCGAAGACCTGACGATGTATTCGGAAGTCCTCCAGGATTCCACGTTCGACCTGATCGATGCCGGCAAGCTGAGCTTTGCCTCAGGCAGCTCGATCACATTGTCGGAACGGCGCAACGCCGACGTGTTCGGCAACCTGGACCGCTATAAAGAGAAGCTCGTGCTGCGACCCCAGGAAATCTCCAACCACCCGGAAGTGGTGCGCCGCCTGGGCATCATCGGCATCAACACTGCGCTGGAGTTCGACATCTACGGCAACGTCAACTCCACCCACGTCTGCGGCACCCGGATGATGAACGGGATCGGCGGCTCGGGCGACTTTGCGCGCAACGCGCACCTGGCGATCTTTGTTACCAAGTCGATTGCCAAGGCCGGCGCGATTTCCAGCGTGGTGCCAATGGTCAGCCATGTGGACCATACCGAGCATGACGTCGATATCCTGGTGACCGAAGTCGGCCTGGCCGACCTACGGGGCCTTGCGCCGCGGGAGCGGGCTCGGGTCATCATCGACAACTGCGTGCACCCGGCCTACCGCGATGCCCTGAACACGTACTTCACCCAAGCCTGTGCACTAGGCGGTCACACCCCGCATATCCTGCGAGAAGCCCTGAGTTGGCACATCAACCTGGAAGAAACCGGGCACATGCTGAAGGCGTGATTGATACAGATTCGGACTGATGCAAGCACAGTTTCATCAGTCCGGGTTTCCAAATTCAATTTTTATAAAAAACTGTACTGCTGTACCGGTCATTTCCTACCGAAAAATCCTACCCATACCTCAAAAATCACCTAAAACGCACCATTAAAGTGCTCATAGGTACAGTTGCCCCAATTTCGTACAGTACAGCCTGTATAAACAGTTAACTGGCCCCTCACAATACAAGTGAACTGTATCTAGAGAGTATTGCGCCGGAGGAGGATCATTGGCATCAGTTAAACCACTACCTAATCCCGCCACAAGCGGAAGGATGTCATCATGGAACGTACACTCAGTTCCGATCTGTTCTTCGAAGAAAAAGCTGTAAACACCCAGGCTTCCCTGCCTCTGCGCGTTCTCGCCAACCTGATGTTGTGGCAGCGCCGCATCTCCAGCCGCCATCAACTGGCTCGTCTGGATTCGCGTCTGCTGGCTGACGCCGGTATCAGCGAAGCACAACGCTACGAAGAGCTGAGCAAGCCGTTCTGGCGCTAATTAGCGTCCGCTGGCCCTGACCCACCGGGTCCACCGCCAGCACTCTGAATTGTGAAAACAAAACCCGCCCCGGGTAACCGGAGGCGGGTTTTGTCGTTTCTGGGATCTGGGGTTTTTGAGGGTGAAAACAGTATGCTTTGATATGGACAAGTACAGTTTAAAAAACATAACAATTAAGCAGTACAATTAAGACTCGGTGTATCTGTACTGGTATTACCTTCCAGCCCAACATGGTGTTCCAGAACCTCATAAAAGGCGCTCGCCATGAATACCCAAATCCAGCAACGCCCTCTGTTGATACGGCTACTCAAGCGCACGACCGCGGCGCTTGCTCGCTGGGAGCAACGTTCCCGCACGCGCAGGCTGCTGGCCCAGTTGGATCCGCGGGAATTGTCTGACGCTGGCATCAGCCACGGCGACCGAGCATCTGAGCTGTCCAAGTCGTTCTGGAGTGAGTAATCGCTTCGGGTGGCTATCCGAACAGATAAACGGCGGCTTAATATCCATTTACCACGTGGCGAACCCTGTAGAACGGGCGTCTGATGCCCATGGTCCTGCTGCTCACTTAGCGGCTTTGTGCCACCCTTATTCGTTCATCTACAGGAGTCACCCCATGTCCCGTCTTCGCCTGCTGAGCACTGCAGCCCTGCTGGCCCTGGCTGCCAATGCCAACGCCTCCAGCCTGATCGTGACCACGGACTCGATCGTCGGCGCACTGAAAGCCACCTCAGATGCGACTTCCGACGCCACATCCTCCTTGCGTGACAACAAGGTCGTGCGTGCTGCCCGAGACGACGCCGCCAGCTTCGTCGCCAGCGAGGGCGCGATCCGTGGCGTGAAGCTGGAAAGCGCCCTGGCCCAGATCCGCCAACAGGCCCCGCAACTGAACACCGCGACTGACGCTCAACTGGCCCAAGCGATCCTGGCCATCTGACCGCAGGCGAGGAAGAGGGGAGCGCCAAGCGCTCCTTGAACCCTCCGCGCTGGCTCTCGCACGGGCATTACGCTAGCCTTGGCGCTCGTTTTCAGTTGTCGAGTCCCATGGCTTTTTCATACCGCCTGTTGATCGTTCCCGTACTATTTTGCGCCTGCTGGTCCACGCAGGTTCTGGCCTTTGACCTGTCCACCCAGAGCCTCGTTGTCAGTGCGTACGCCACCAGCAAAGTGACCTCCGCACCGTTCGACCATAAACTGATACTGGCTGCCCAGGATGACGCTGCCGCTTTCATTGCCACTGACGGCCAATGGCGGGGAGCCCGACTGGAATCAGCGCTGGATTATCTGCGCCATACCCAGCCAAAACTTAACGCCAGTGACCTTGAACTGGCGCAAGCAATTCTCGTCCAATAATCATCTTTGTATTTCGGAGTCATTCCATGCGTAGCCCGCTGATCGCCGCCGCTCTTGGCCTGCTGTTATTGGCCGGTGTTGCCCAGGCACAAACCCTGAAGGCCACCAGTAACATCATCGTCCGCGCTTCGGCCCGTACCATCGATTTCACGTCGGACACCACCACGTCCATCCGGGACTCCAAAGTCGTACGCGAAGCCCATGACGATGCCGCCAGTTTCGTCGCCAGCAATGGTGAGATTCGCGGCGCTCAACTGGAAGCCGCCTTCGACACCCTGCGGACCCGCGTGCCGGAAGCCCGCGACGCCAGCGACCAGGTCCTCGCCGAAGCTATCCTCTCTCTGTGAGGCGCATTGCCGCCTGGCTACTGGCCGGCACCTTGCTGCTGGGCGCCAGCGCGGCTCAGGCCGCTCTGCAACTACGGCTCAAGACCGATGGCTTGAGCCCGGCCCAGCAGCAGGCCAGCCAGGCATTGCTGGATGAAGCGATGCTGGCGTTGCCGCCACGCTTCATTGAGCAACTGGACCGGACCATCGACGTCGGCTGGACCGATAAGATGCCCGAGAACGCCTACGGCCAGGCCTCGCTGGTGTCCGAACTGGACCTCAACAGCAACCTGTTGGAAAGCCTCACCGACGGCAGCGCCGCGACGCAAAAAACCAATCGCCCCCACGGCACCGTGCGCCGGGAAATGCTCGCCACCGTGCTGCATGAACTGACCCACATCTACGACCGTGCCCGCCTGTGGTCCAGCGCTGACCGCAAGCTGATCCAGCGTTGCAGCCGCCAGAACAACATCACCGGCCTGATCGGCCTGCCCGATCAATGCCGGGGCCAGAACGACCGTCGCTTTACCCTCAGTGATGACCCGCGCCTGCTGGACCTCGCAGGGTGGCCGCAATACGTCGGGCGCCGCGGCGAACGTGAACAGAACAACCACCAGGTGGCTCGCAGCCCGGACATCTACGAAACCACCAGCCCGCTGGAGTTCGTCGCGGTCAACATGGAGTACTTCCTCCTCGATCCGAGCTACGCCTGCCGTCGGCCTTCGCTGTACCGCTATTACAAGGAACACTTTGGCTGGGCACCGCCCGCCAAGGACACCTGTGCGAAAACCTACGCCTTCCTCAACGCCGGCAACGACTTCGCCAAGACGCCACTGGGCCAGGTCGACCCCGAGCGGGTCTATGAAGTCGACTACCTGCTGGCCGAGGCCAACCAGAACCTGGTGAGCCGCTGGGGCCACAGCATGCTGCGCCTGGTGATCTGCGCCCCGGGCCGGCCACGGGGCCCGGATTGCCGGCTGGACCTGGATCAGCACCTGGTTCTGTCCTACCGCGCGTTTGTCGGTGACGTACAGCTTTCAAGCTGGGACGGCCTGATCGGCAAGTACCCGTCGCGGCTGTTCGTGCTGCCGTTGTCCCAGGTCATCGACGAGTACACCAAGACCGAACTGCGTGGCCTGGCCTCGGTGCCCCTGAAACTGACGCGCCAGGAGATCAACGACACCGTCGAGCACGCCGCCGAAATGCACTGGAGCTACGACGGCAACTACTTCTTCATCTCCAACAACTGCGCAGTGGAGAGCCTGAAACTGTTACGCAGCGGCAGCGCCAACCCGCAGTTGACCGGCCTGGACAACATCACGCCCAATGGCCTGCTGGAAGTCCTCAAGGGCCGGGGCCTGGCCGATACCAGCGTGCTGGATGACAAAAAACGCGCGCTGCGCCTGGGCTATCACTTCGACTCCTTCCGCGAGCGTTACCAGGCGATGTTCGAGGTCCTGAAAAAGCGCCTGCCGATCAAACAGGCTGAAGTGGAGGATTGGTTGTCCCTGAGCGCCGAGGAACGTCGCCCATGGTTTGCCGAAGCCGACCTGCGCACCAGCGCGGCCTTGCTACTGTTGGAGCAGGCGAGTTTCCGCAAGCAACTCATGCTGGCCCAGGATGAAGTCAAACAGCGCTACCTCGGCGCCCGGGAGCTGAAGAACGGCGGCATGGAAAAGGCCAACGCCACCTTGCAGCAGATCCTCGCCAACAGCGGCTTCCTCAGTCGCCCGGCAGAGCTGCTGGGCACCAGCGGTTACGGCTTGCCCCAGCCGACAGAATCCAAACGCCTGGAGTCAGAAAGCGCCGCGCGCCAGAAGCAGTTACAGTCGCTGACCGGCGATCTGGACAAAGAGGTGAGGGCGCTGCTGGAACCAGCCCGCGCGGCGGAGATTGCCGCATGTGAAGCCAACCTCAAGCAACTAGGCGAGCACTTGCGCGCACTGCACAAGGCCTCCGGCGGGTTCGAACTGCCCTAGAGCGTTTCTCCGTCTTCTTCCGGTAGTTGCTCATCCAGATGCAACCACGGCAATCGGCTCTCTACCCAGATGTGCCGATCTGCCGGGGCCAGCTCCGGGTGATCCAGGGTTGCGATGGTCACATCGATACTCTCGGAACTCAGCTGCGTCACCAGCGCCAAGTGCGCCCCACAGTTAGAACAGAAATACCGCACCCACGTCGACGAAGAATCGTACTGCGCCGGCGTTCCCGCCACCCAGACGAACGCGGAACGGGGCAGGGTGATCCAGGTTGTCACCAAGCCGCCGCTGACCCGCCGGCAAATCGAACAGTGGCAGTGGGCAATATCCACCAACGCCCCGCTGAACTGATAACGCACCCGCCCGCAATGGCAGCCGCCTCGGTGTTGCTCATGCATGCTCTGTCTCCCACGTCCTTATTTCATACAGGACCAGTCGTCCATTCAACGTAGCCCGTTTCTTAAGCGAAAGCTGGCTGAAAGCTTCCGGGACTAGGATCGCCCACCACTACCGGCAACAGACCGGTTGTTAACAACAACAATGGTGATTCCCGATGTCCGCTCGTACCCGCCTCTTTGCCCCGACTCCACCCGTACGCCTCGTGCTGTTCGTTCTGCGCTGACCCAACCGGTTCGCCATTCCCTAGCCGCGCTACGCCTGGAGTATTCCTATGCTGACTTTCCTTGGCTTTGCCATGGTCATCACGTTCATGTTCCTGATCATGACCAAGCGCCTGTCTGCGCTGATTGCCCTGATCATCGTACCGATCCTGTTCGCGCTGTTCGGCGGCTTTGCGCCGAAGATCGGCCCGATGATGCTCGAAGGCATCACCAAGCTCGCGCCGACCGGCGTGATGCTGATGTTCGCCATTCTCTACTTTGCCCTGATGATCGACTCCGGCCTGTTCGACCCGGCTGTGCGCAAGATCCTCAAACTGGTCAAGGGCGACCCGCTGAAGGTCTCGGTCGGCACCGCCGTACTGGCCCTGGTGGTCTCGCTGGACGGTGACGGCGCCACCACCTACATGATCTGCGTGGCCGCCATGCTGCCGCTGTACAAGCGCATCGGCATGAGCCCGCGGATCATGGCCGGCCTGATCATCCTCGCCGGCGGCGTGATGAACATGACCCCGTGGGGCGGCCCGACGGCCCGCGCGGCCAGCGCGCTGCATGTAGACCCGTCGGATATTTTCGTACCGATGATCCCGGCAATGCTGGCGGGTGTGGTTGCGATCCTGGTAATTGCCTACATGTACGGCAAACGCGAACGCGCGCGCCTCGGCGAACTGCACCTGCACGGCGACGAGATCGACCACAGCGAAATCAGCGTTTCACAGTACCCGGATGCCCGCCGTCCAAAGTTGATCTGGTTCAACGGCGCCTTGACCCTGGCCCTGATGTGCACCCTGATCGCCGGCCTGCTGCCGCTGCCCGTGCTGTTCATGGTGGCCTTCAGTATCGCGATGATCGTCAACTACCCGTGCCTGCAGCAGCAGAAAGACCGCGTCGCCGCCCACGCCGGCAGCGTATTGGCGGTAGTCGGGTTGATCTTCGCCGCCGGTATCTTCACCGGCATCCTGTCCGGCACCGGCATGGTCGATGCCATGTCCAAGAGCCTGCTGGCGGTCATCCCTGATGCCCTGGGCCCTTACCTGGCCGTGATCACCGCGCTGGTGAGCATGCCGTTTACCTTCTTCATGTCCAACGATGCCTTCTACTACGGCGTTCTGCCGGTACTGGCCGAAGCCGCCAGCCACTACGGCATCACCGCCGTGGAAATGGCCCGTGCCTCGATCGTTGGCCAACCCGTGCACTTGTTGAGCCCACTGGTTCCATCCACCTACCTGTTGGTGGCCCTGGCGGGTATCGAGTTTGGCGATCACCAGCGCTTCACCCTCAAGTGGGCGGTGCTGGTGTGCCTGTGCATAATGGTCGCCGCTTTGCTGATGGGGATTTTTCCGCTGTTCAGCACTCTATAATCGTACAACTCACTGCGCCGGCTCTTAAGGCTGGCGCGGTCTAACACTCGCTCAAAGGAATACACATGGAATGGCTGACCAATCCGGAAATCTGGATTGCTTTCTTCACCCTGACGGCCCTCGAGATCGTCCTGGGCATCGATAACATCATCATGATTTCGATCCTGGTCAGCCGCATGCCCAAGCACATGCAGGCACGTACCCGGATCTTCGGCCTGGCCCTGGCAATGGTCACGCGGATTCTGTTGTTGCTGTCGATCACTTGGGTGATGCGCCTCACCGACGACCTGTTCGTGGTGTTCGGCCAGGGCATTTCCGGCCGCGACCTGATCCTGTTCTTCGGTGGCCTGTTCCTGCTCTGGAAAAGTTCCCAGGAGATGTACCACGCCCTGGAAGGTGAAGACGAAACCCACGACGAGCCGAAAGGTGCCGGTGGCAAGTTCATCTACACCATCATCCAGATCGCGATCATCGACATCGTGTTCTCCCTGGACTCGGTGATTACCGCCGTTGGTATGGTTTCCCACGTACCGGTGATGGTGGCCGCGATCATTGTCGCCGTACTGGTGATGATGCTGGCCGCTGGCACCATCAGCGATTTCATCGACAAACACCCGTCGCTGAAGATGCTGGCGCTGTCGTTCCTGCTGGTGGTGGGTACCGTGCTGATCGCCGAAGCCTTCGATGTTCACGTACCAAAAGGCTACGTTTACTTCGCCATGGCGTTCTCCCTGGCGGTAGAAGCGGTGAACATCAAGATGCGCACTGCCATCGCGAAAAAGAAGAAACAGCAGGACCCTGTGAAACTGCGCAAGGACATTCCGGGTCAATAACCTTGACCCGCTGCTGAAGAAGGGGCTCTCGAGCCCCTTTTTTTCATCTGCAAAAAGCTGATTTCATGACAGTTTTGTTTCAATCCCGACTTTAGCTATGCGATGCTGGCGCCGAGCCCATTCGCCAACTACAGCTTAAGTACAAGACGTAGAAAGGCACGCGGCACTATTCACTGGCTCCGATTGGAGCGCGACTCAACACAGGGGGCCCAGCATGCTGACCCTGCTCAATCTGCTTTCTGCGGTAACCCTGCTGATCTGGGGCACGCACATCGTCCGTACCGGCATCCTGCGGGTCTACGGCTCCAACTTGCGCCAGGTCATCGGGCAGAACATGTCCAAGCGCTGGCTGGCGTTTATCGCCGGCATCCTGGTGACGGCCATGGTGCAAAGCAGCAACGCCACGGCGATGCTGGTGACCTCGTTTGTCGGCCAGGGCCTGATGGGCCTGATGCCCGCCCTGGCGACCATGCTCGGTGCCGACGTCGGTACGGCGTTGATGGCCCGGGTACTGACCTTTGACCTGTCATGGCTGTCACCGCTGCTGATTTTCCTCGGGGTGATTTTCTTCCTGTCGCGCAAACAGACCCGCGCCGGGCAGATGGGCCGCGTCGGGATCGGCCTCGGGCTGATCATCCTCGCGTTGCAATTGATCGTCGAAGCCGCGGGCCCGATTACTCACGCGCAGGGCGTTAAAGTCCTGTTCGCCTCGCTGACCGGCGACATCTTGCTCGACGCCCTGGTCGGCGCGCTGTTCGCGATGATTTCCTACTCCAGCCTGGCCGCCGTCCTGCTGACCGCGACCCTGGCCGGTGCCGGCGTGATCGGCCTGCACGTGGCCATCGGCCTGGTGATCGGCGCCAACATCGGCAGCGGTGTGCTGGCCTTCCTCAGCACCAGCATGCAGAACGCCGCCGGGCGCCAGGTGGCCCTGGGCAGCCTGCTCTACAAGCTGATCGGCTTGTTGCTGATCATCCCGGTACTCGACCCGCTGGTCGGCTGGATGGACACTCTGGACTACAGCCCCCAAGGCATGGTGATCACCTTTCACCTGCTCTATAACGTTATCCGCTGCCTGATTCTGCTGCCGACCATCGGCCCGATGTCCCGCCTATGTGCCTGGCTGTTACCGGAACGCGAGGAGGTCAACGGTCTGGCGAAGCCGCGCCACCTGGACCTGGCAGCACTCGCCACCCCAAGCCTGGCACTGGCCAACGCCGCCCGCGAAACCCTGCGCCTGGGGGACCTGATCGACAACATGCTGACCTCGATGCTGGAAGTGCTGCGGGGCAAGCAAACCGCCATCACCCAGGAAATGCGCAGCCTGAGCGACGATGTCGAGGCGCTCTACAGCGCGATCAAGCTCTACCTTGCGCAAATGCCCCGGGAAGACCTCAGCGAGCAAGACAGCCGACGCTGGGCCGAGATCATCGAGCTGTCGATCAACCTGAAACTGGCCGGCGATCTGATCGAACGCATGCTGCGCAAGGTCCAGCAGCAAAAAACCTCCCAGCGCCGCTCGTTCTCCGAAGTCGGCCTGGAAGAGCTGGCCGGTCTGCAAACCCAGCTGATTGCCAACCTGCGCCTGGGCCTGTCGGTGTTCCTCAGCGCCGACCCGGAAAGCGCCCGGCAACTGCTGCGGGAAAAACGTCGCTTCCGCGCCCAGGAGCGTCGCCTGGCCCACGCCCACGTGAGCCGCTTGCAACGTAAAATCGTACAGAGCCTGGAGACCAGTTCCCTGCACCTGGAGCTGATTGCCGACATGAAGCGTCTGAACTCGCTGTTTTGCAGCAGCGCTTATGTGGTGCTGGAAACCACCGACACCGGCGCCCTCTCGGCGGACGATATTGCCGACATCACCCATTCGCCCTGAACGTACGACGGCGAGTGAAGTCAGTTAACAACGGACCTCACTCGCCAGGAAGCCTGTTATGCGTCGCCTGCTATTCGCCTGCCTGCTCATGGGCTCGGCACACACCTTTGCCTTTGACCGCCTGCAAGTCGAGGGCTACACCCTGCCCAACGGCCTGCAGTTGCTGCTCAAACCGGGCACTGAACGCGGCCACGTGGCCATTCGCCTGGTGGTGGGTGTGGGCCTGGATGACTTCAGTTGCGAAGACAAAGAGCTGCCGCACCTGCTGGAACACCTGCTGTTCAGCGGTATAGACGGCGGCGGTGAAGGTGAGCTGGAAGAACGCATGCAAGCCCTCGGCGGCGACTGGAACGCCTACACCAGCAACGCCGACACCACCTTCGTCATCGAGGCCCCGGCGCAAAACCAGCGCAAGGTACTCGACCTGCTGCTGGCCATCATCACCCGCACCCAGCTGACCGACGCCAACATCAACGCCGCCAAACAGGTGGTGGAGCGCGAAGACGGCGGCCATTACTCACACCTGCAACGCCTGCTGGACCGCCAGGACCTCGGCCACAAGGCCAGCAGTCAGCTTGCCGTCGA from Pseudomonas yamanorum harbors:
- a CDS encoding acetyl-CoA hydrolase/transferase family protein; this translates as MYRDRIRLPSLLNKVMSAADAAALIQDGMTVGMSGFTRAGEAKAVPHALAERAKTSPLKITLMTGASLGNDLDKQLTEAGVLSRRMPFQVDSTLRKAINAGEVMFIDQHLSETVEQLRNNQLKLPDIAVIEAVAITEQGHIVPTTSVGNSASFAIFAKQVIVEINLAHNPNLEGLHDIYIPSYRPTRTPIPLVAVDDRIGSTAIPIPPEKIVAIVITNQADSASTVTPPDSDTQSIANHLINFLKEEVDAGRMTNKLGPLQAGIGNIANAVMCGLIESPFEDLTMYSEVLQDSTFDLIDAGKLSFASGSSITLSERRNADVFGNLDRYKEKLVLRPQEISNHPEVVRRLGIIGINTALEFDIYGNVNSTHVCGTRMMNGIGGSGDFARNAHLAIFVTKSIAKAGAISSVVPMVSHVDHTEHDVDILVTEVGLADLRGLAPRERARVIIDNCVHPAYRDALNTYFTQACALGGHTPHILREALSWHINLEETGHMLKA
- a CDS encoding DUF1127 domain-containing protein; this translates as MERTLSSDLFFEEKAVNTQASLPLRVLANLMLWQRRISSRHQLARLDSRLLADAGISEAQRYEELSKPFWR
- a CDS encoding DUF1127 domain-containing protein; its protein translation is MNTQIQQRPLLIRLLKRTTAALARWEQRSRTRRLLAQLDPRELSDAGISHGDRASELSKSFWSE
- a CDS encoding DUF2388 domain-containing protein, translating into MSRLRLLSTAALLALAANANASSLIVTTDSIVGALKATSDATSDATSSLRDNKVVRAARDDAASFVASEGAIRGVKLESALAQIRQQAPQLNTATDAQLAQAILAI
- a CDS encoding DUF2388 domain-containing protein, whose product is MAFSYRLLIVPVLFCACWSTQVLAFDLSTQSLVVSAYATSKVTSAPFDHKLILAAQDDAAAFIATDGQWRGARLESALDYLRHTQPKLNASDLELAQAILVQ
- a CDS encoding DUF2388 domain-containing protein: MRSPLIAAALGLLLLAGVAQAQTLKATSNIIVRASARTIDFTSDTTTSIRDSKVVREAHDDAASFVASNGEIRGAQLEAAFDTLRTRVPEARDASDQVLAEAILSL
- a CDS encoding DUF7844 domain-containing protein, which produces MRRIAAWLLAGTLLLGASAAQAALQLRLKTDGLSPAQQQASQALLDEAMLALPPRFIEQLDRTIDVGWTDKMPENAYGQASLVSELDLNSNLLESLTDGSAATQKTNRPHGTVRREMLATVLHELTHIYDRARLWSSADRKLIQRCSRQNNITGLIGLPDQCRGQNDRRFTLSDDPRLLDLAGWPQYVGRRGEREQNNHQVARSPDIYETTSPLEFVAVNMEYFLLDPSYACRRPSLYRYYKEHFGWAPPAKDTCAKTYAFLNAGNDFAKTPLGQVDPERVYEVDYLLAEANQNLVSRWGHSMLRLVICAPGRPRGPDCRLDLDQHLVLSYRAFVGDVQLSSWDGLIGKYPSRLFVLPLSQVIDEYTKTELRGLASVPLKLTRQEINDTVEHAAEMHWSYDGNYFFISNNCAVESLKLLRSGSANPQLTGLDNITPNGLLEVLKGRGLADTSVLDDKKRALRLGYHFDSFRERYQAMFEVLKKRLPIKQAEVEDWLSLSAEERRPWFAEADLRTSAALLLLEQASFRKQLMLAQDEVKQRYLGARELKNGGMEKANATLQQILANSGFLSRPAELLGTSGYGLPQPTESKRLESESAARQKQLQSLTGDLDKEVRALLEPARAAEIAACEANLKQLGEHLRALHKASGGFELP
- a CDS encoding GFA family protein — encoded protein: MHEQHRGGCHCGRVRYQFSGALVDIAHCHCSICRRVSGGLVTTWITLPRSAFVWVAGTPAQYDSSSTWVRYFCSNCGAHLALVTQLSSESIDVTIATLDHPELAPADRHIWVESRLPWLHLDEQLPEEDGETL
- a CDS encoding CitMHS family transporter yields the protein MLTFLGFAMVITFMFLIMTKRLSALIALIIVPILFALFGGFAPKIGPMMLEGITKLAPTGVMLMFAILYFALMIDSGLFDPAVRKILKLVKGDPLKVSVGTAVLALVVSLDGDGATTYMICVAAMLPLYKRIGMSPRIMAGLIILAGGVMNMTPWGGPTARAASALHVDPSDIFVPMIPAMLAGVVAILVIAYMYGKRERARLGELHLHGDEIDHSEISVSQYPDARRPKLIWFNGALTLALMCTLIAGLLPLPVLFMVAFSIAMIVNYPCLQQQKDRVAAHAGSVLAVVGLIFAAGIFTGILSGTGMVDAMSKSLLAVIPDALGPYLAVITALVSMPFTFFMSNDAFYYGVLPVLAEAASHYGITAVEMARASIVGQPVHLLSPLVPSTYLLVALAGIEFGDHQRFTLKWAVLVCLCIMVAALLMGIFPLFSTL
- a CDS encoding TerC family protein yields the protein MEWLTNPEIWIAFFTLTALEIVLGIDNIIMISILVSRMPKHMQARTRIFGLALAMVTRILLLLSITWVMRLTDDLFVVFGQGISGRDLILFFGGLFLLWKSSQEMYHALEGEDETHDEPKGAGGKFIYTIIQIAIIDIVFSLDSVITAVGMVSHVPVMVAAIIVAVLVMMLAAGTISDFIDKHPSLKMLALSFLLVVGTVLIAEAFDVHVPKGYVYFAMAFSLAVEAVNIKMRTAIAKKKKQQDPVKLRKDIPGQ
- a CDS encoding Na/Pi cotransporter family protein; its protein translation is MLTLLNLLSAVTLLIWGTHIVRTGILRVYGSNLRQVIGQNMSKRWLAFIAGILVTAMVQSSNATAMLVTSFVGQGLMGLMPALATMLGADVGTALMARVLTFDLSWLSPLLIFLGVIFFLSRKQTRAGQMGRVGIGLGLIILALQLIVEAAGPITHAQGVKVLFASLTGDILLDALVGALFAMISYSSLAAVLLTATLAGAGVIGLHVAIGLVIGANIGSGVLAFLSTSMQNAAGRQVALGSLLYKLIGLLLIIPVLDPLVGWMDTLDYSPQGMVITFHLLYNVIRCLILLPTIGPMSRLCAWLLPEREEVNGLAKPRHLDLAALATPSLALANAARETLRLGDLIDNMLTSMLEVLRGKQTAITQEMRSLSDDVEALYSAIKLYLAQMPREDLSEQDSRRWAEIIELSINLKLAGDLIERMLRKVQQQKTSQRRSFSEVGLEELAGLQTQLIANLRLGLSVFLSADPESARQLLREKRRFRAQERRLAHAHVSRLQRKIVQSLETSSLHLELIADMKRLNSLFCSSAYVVLETTDTGALSADDIADITHSP